From Paenibacillus sp. V4I7, one genomic window encodes:
- a CDS encoding YfiT family bacillithiol transferase yields MDELRYPIGLFAHDGEISREQLQEWMADLESTPSRLREAVAGLSDEQLDTPYRPGGWTLRQVVHHVADSHMNSYTRFKLALTEEEPTIRPYYEDRWAELSDGNSAPVELSLTLLDALHSRWMIVLHAMQHEQFARAFVHPESGKTIRLDWNVGNYAWHGNHHIAHITSLRARRGW; encoded by the coding sequence ATGGATGAGTTACGCTACCCTATTGGATTGTTTGCACACGATGGTGAAATTTCACGGGAGCAGCTGCAAGAGTGGATGGCTGACCTCGAGTCGACGCCAAGCAGGTTGCGTGAGGCGGTTGCTGGGCTGTCTGACGAGCAGCTGGATACGCCTTATCGCCCAGGAGGGTGGACGCTGCGACAAGTCGTGCATCACGTCGCAGACAGCCATATGAACAGCTACACAAGGTTTAAGCTGGCACTGACGGAAGAAGAGCCGACGATCAGACCCTATTACGAGGATCGCTGGGCTGAGCTCAGCGATGGTAATTCAGCTCCGGTGGAACTGTCGCTTACCTTGCTTGATGCTTTGCACAGCCGCTGGATGATCGTTCTGCATGCTATGCAGCATGAGCAGTTTGCACGTGCATTCGTACATCCAGAGTCAGGGAAGACGATTCGACTGGATTGGAACGTTGGCAATTACGCATGGCATGGTAATCATCATATTGCCCACATCACGAGCTTGCGCGCTCGCAGGGGCTGGTAA
- a CDS encoding molybdopterin oxidoreductase family protein codes for MNQLLEQEQGGTGSLRVMDTQCPFCSVQCKMQVIEERGVDDGRPTYSVVPKPNAASEGRLCIKGMNAYQHVLTGERILHPMMKKDGQFVRISWEDAYEQIVSKLTELRGQYGNHTVGLYGGGSLTNESAYLLGKFARVALQTKYIDYNGRFCMSAAASAGVKVFGIDRGLTNQLSDIELADCMILAGTNIAECQPTLMPYFTRAKEKGAFIIAIDPRETGTTRIADLHLRVKPGMDATLANGMLKILLEEGLIDRDFIQQRTKGFTELQSHLESLDLAEIVELTGVSAELIRKAALAYGKAATGMVFTARGVEQQTDGHMAVRNFLNLVLLTGKIGKPGCGYGAVTGQGNGQGGREHGQKADQLPGYRLIENPEDRAYVASVWGIDPSELPGKGVSAYEMMEKVHEQEIRALFVMGSNPLVSNPNANFVEEGLKKLDFLVVADFLMSETALLADLILPVSTYLENAGTLTNLEGRVLLREAGRPAPGEAKHDWQILCDLADMLGKGQYFNYADVENIFDELRLASRGGAADYYGITYDRLRKEEGVYWPCPELEHPGAKRLFESSFPLPEGKALLTSVENHLPKERVCEEFPLYLTTGRVLTHYLTGVQTRRSHSLAAHDVESFMEIHPKTAKKYRIDDATLVKLESRRGTIYVRSRFSSDIREDTVFVPMHWGDTQNVNKITHDALDPTCKMPGFKVCAVNVSSLVSEYA; via the coding sequence ATGAATCAATTATTAGAACAAGAACAAGGTGGTACTGGTTCTCTTCGTGTAATGGATACCCAGTGCCCTTTCTGCAGCGTGCAGTGTAAAATGCAGGTGATAGAAGAACGGGGCGTCGATGATGGGCGTCCGACTTATTCCGTCGTTCCGAAACCGAATGCGGCTTCGGAAGGGCGACTTTGTATAAAAGGCATGAATGCTTACCAGCACGTACTTACAGGAGAGCGTATTCTTCATCCGATGATGAAGAAGGATGGTCAATTCGTCCGTATATCGTGGGAGGACGCGTATGAACAGATCGTGAGCAAGCTTACTGAGCTTCGCGGTCAGTACGGCAATCATACGGTTGGTCTTTACGGAGGGGGCTCTCTGACGAATGAATCCGCTTATTTGTTGGGGAAATTCGCTCGTGTTGCGCTTCAAACCAAATACATTGATTATAACGGCAGGTTTTGTATGTCGGCAGCAGCTTCGGCAGGTGTCAAGGTGTTTGGCATCGACCGTGGTTTGACGAATCAACTGTCGGACATTGAATTGGCTGATTGCATGATACTGGCAGGGACGAATATTGCGGAGTGTCAGCCGACACTTATGCCTTATTTTACAAGAGCAAAAGAAAAGGGCGCCTTTATCATAGCGATAGATCCGAGGGAAACCGGTACGACCCGTATCGCGGATCTACATTTGAGAGTGAAGCCGGGTATGGATGCGACATTGGCTAACGGTATGCTGAAGATCCTTCTAGAAGAAGGGTTGATTGATCGAGATTTCATCCAGCAGCGTACCAAAGGCTTTACAGAACTGCAATCTCACTTGGAATCGCTTGATCTCGCTGAGATTGTTGAGTTAACTGGTGTCTCCGCTGAGTTGATACGCAAAGCGGCGCTGGCTTACGGTAAAGCGGCCACAGGCATGGTGTTCACGGCAAGAGGCGTGGAGCAGCAAACCGACGGGCATATGGCGGTTCGCAACTTCCTAAACCTTGTTCTGCTGACAGGGAAAATCGGCAAACCGGGCTGTGGCTACGGCGCAGTCACCGGTCAAGGAAACGGTCAGGGCGGACGGGAGCATGGACAGAAGGCTGACCAGCTTCCGGGCTACCGCCTGATCGAGAACCCCGAGGATCGTGCTTATGTCGCGAGTGTTTGGGGGATTGATCCGAGTGAGCTGCCTGGCAAGGGTGTCTCCGCGTACGAGATGATGGAGAAAGTTCACGAGCAGGAGATTCGCGCCTTGTTCGTGATGGGCTCCAATCCGCTCGTCTCCAATCCGAACGCTAACTTCGTCGAAGAAGGGTTGAAGAAGCTTGATTTTCTTGTTGTAGCCGACTTCCTGATGTCTGAGACAGCGCTGCTCGCGGATCTAATTTTACCGGTATCTACTTATCTGGAGAACGCAGGAACACTGACCAACCTCGAAGGACGCGTTCTGCTGAGGGAAGCCGGCCGTCCTGCGCCGGGTGAAGCGAAGCATGACTGGCAGATTCTCTGTGATTTGGCTGATATGCTGGGCAAGGGTCAATACTTCAACTATGCAGATGTCGAAAATATCTTTGATGAGCTTCGCTTAGCCAGTCGCGGTGGTGCAGCGGATTACTACGGCATAACGTATGACCGCTTACGGAAGGAAGAGGGGGTATACTGGCCATGTCCGGAGCTGGAGCATCCCGGCGCGAAGCGGTTATTTGAATCATCGTTTCCGCTCCCGGAAGGCAAAGCGCTGCTAACTTCTGTGGAGAATCATCTTCCGAAGGAGCGAGTTTGCGAGGAGTTTCCGCTATACCTGACTACCGGTCGTGTGCTTACGCATTATTTGACTGGCGTGCAGACAAGAAGAAGTCATTCTTTGGCGGCGCATGACGTGGAGTCTTTCATGGAGATTCATCCGAAGACGGCCAAGAAGTACCGCATCGATGATGCCACTCTCGTCAAGTTGGAATCCAGACGCGGCACGATCTATGTTCGCAGCAGGTTCAGCAGCGACATTCGTGAAGACACCGTATTCGTGCCGATGCATTGGGGCGATACACAGAACGTCAATAAAATTACACATGACGCACTCGACCCGACCTGTAAAATGCCAGGTTTTAAAGTTTGTGCAGTAAATGTGAGTTCGTTAGTTTCGGAATATGCTTAA